One Vibrio penaeicida DNA segment encodes these proteins:
- a CDS encoding PulJ/GspJ family protein — protein MKKLGFTLMEMIVTILIVSIMFLGIAGFVKIGAQGYADTTRRQALHNQARFVIEKMSREIRHAVPNSLATSSGGSCVSFYPIRYSGFYQIMDSISGGSDTLQFIVGNDGFTQTDMNAAISAGARLVINPSQISDLVDPSSASVLLTGVSLSGAIYSLSASFSSNSIANRHYIYIPSEQVEYCVNAGTGLITRDAGTVVQVGENATSAAFAVDGMSLQRGGLVHMDILFESDGEQSHYNHDVQVLNVP, from the coding sequence ATGAAAAAATTAGGGTTCACTTTAATGGAGATGATCGTCACGATACTGATCGTCTCTATCATGTTTTTAGGCATTGCTGGATTCGTTAAGATTGGCGCTCAAGGTTATGCTGACACGACTCGAAGGCAGGCTCTGCACAATCAAGCACGATTTGTGATTGAAAAAATGTCTCGTGAAATAAGGCATGCCGTACCCAATAGTCTGGCGACTTCAAGTGGCGGTTCGTGCGTGTCTTTCTATCCCATTCGATATTCTGGCTTTTACCAGATAATGGATTCGATAAGTGGTGGCAGTGATACGTTGCAATTTATTGTGGGCAATGATGGCTTTACCCAGACGGACATGAATGCTGCAATTAGCGCCGGAGCCCGTTTGGTGATTAATCCAAGTCAAATATCGGATTTGGTCGATCCTTCTTCTGCTTCAGTATTGTTAACTGGGGTCAGTTTAAGCGGTGCAATCTACAGCCTCTCTGCGTCATTTTCGAGTAATTCAATTGCCAACCGACACTATATTTACATACCGTCAGAGCAAGTAGAGTACTGTGTGAATGCTGGAACGGGTTTAATTACTCGAGATGCTGGAACCGTTGTTCAGGTAGGCGAAAATGCAACTAGTGCTGCATTCGCTGTCGATGGAATGTCACTACAGCGTGGTGGCTTAGTCCACATGGATATTCTATTCGAAAGCGATGGTGAGCAAAGTCACTACAATCATGATGTGCAGGTGCTTAATGTCCCATAA
- the mreC gene encoding rod shape-determining protein MreC, translated as MKPIFGRGPSLQLRLFFAVILSASLMLADSRLDTFSSVRYFLNSSVAPIQYLANLPRTMFDGMYERMNTRETLLTSNQALKREVLRLKSNLTLLDQYREENQRLRKLLGSPFIRDERKVVTEVMAVDSSPYRHQVVIDKGQIDGVYVGQPVINEKGIVGQVTFVAAHNSRVLLITDTNSSIPVQVVRNDIRVIASGNGSINTIQLEHIPSSTEIEEGDLLVTSGLGDRYPEGYPVGYVTTVERDNRRPFASITAEPVVAFDRLRYLLLVWPSENRQDAQPAENENSSEPVSEVSDGE; from the coding sequence ATGAAACCGATATTTGGCAGGGGACCATCCCTGCAACTGCGTCTGTTTTTTGCGGTCATACTATCAGCCAGCCTTATGCTGGCTGATAGTCGTTTAGACACATTTTCCAGCGTACGTTATTTCTTAAACAGCTCCGTTGCGCCAATCCAATATTTGGCGAATTTACCTCGCACCATGTTTGATGGCATGTACGAGAGAATGAACACGCGCGAAACTCTACTCACGTCCAACCAAGCGTTGAAACGAGAAGTGCTTCGGCTCAAAAGCAATTTGACCCTTCTAGATCAGTACCGTGAAGAAAACCAACGCTTAAGAAAGTTACTAGGCTCCCCTTTTATTCGTGATGAAAGAAAGGTGGTGACGGAAGTAATGGCTGTGGACTCTTCACCTTATCGTCACCAAGTGGTGATCGATAAAGGTCAAATTGATGGGGTATATGTTGGTCAGCCTGTTATCAACGAGAAAGGCATTGTTGGTCAAGTAACCTTTGTTGCCGCTCACAATAGCCGTGTCTTATTGATCACCGATACCAACAGCTCCATTCCCGTACAAGTGGTGAGAAATGATATTCGTGTTATTGCTTCGGGAAACGGGAGTATCAACACCATACAACTTGAACATATTCCAAGTAGTACAGAAATTGAAGAGGGTGACTTACTGGTCACTTCTGGCTTGGGGGATCGTTACCCTGAAGGCTACCCAGTTGGTTACGTCACAACGGTTGAGCGAGACAATCGCCGCCCGTTTGCGTCGATCACAGCAGAACCCGTGGTGGCATTTGACCGATTACGCTATCTACTATTGGTTTGGCCAAGTGAAAATAGACAAGATGCTCAACCTGCAGAAAATGAAAATAGCAGTGAACCTGTCAGTGAGGTGAGTGATGGCGAATAG
- a CDS encoding rod shape-determining protein, producing the protein MFKKLRGMFSNDLSIDLGTANTLIYVKGQGIVLDEPSVVAIRQDRAGTAKSVAAVGHEAKQMLGRTPGNISAIRPMKDGVIADFYVTEKMLQHFIKQVHDNSVLKPSPRVLVCVPCGSTQVERRAIRESALGAGAREVYLIDEPMAAAIGAGLRVSEPTGSMVVDIGGGTTEVAVISLNGVVYSSSVRIGGDRFDEAVINYVRRNYGSLIGEATAEKIKHEIGSAYPGDEVEEIEVRGRNLAEGVPRSFTLNSNEILEALQEPLTGIVSAVMVALEQCPPELASDISENGMVLTGGGALLKDLDRLLTEETGIPVVVAEEPLTCVARGGGKALEMIDVHGGDLFSEE; encoded by the coding sequence ATGTTTAAAAAACTTCGTGGCATGTTTTCAAACGATCTCTCTATCGATTTAGGTACAGCCAATACTCTTATCTACGTAAAAGGTCAGGGCATTGTCCTTGATGAACCTTCCGTTGTGGCCATTCGACAAGACCGCGCTGGTACCGCAAAAAGTGTCGCAGCTGTAGGGCACGAAGCGAAACAAATGCTGGGTCGTACTCCGGGTAATATTTCAGCAATTCGCCCTATGAAAGATGGTGTTATTGCTGATTTTTACGTGACGGAAAAAATGCTTCAGCACTTCATAAAACAGGTGCATGACAACAGCGTTTTGAAACCAAGCCCTCGCGTTTTGGTTTGTGTTCCGTGTGGCTCTACTCAAGTTGAGCGTCGAGCCATTCGTGAATCTGCTTTGGGAGCGGGCGCACGTGAAGTTTATCTGATTGATGAGCCAATGGCGGCAGCAATTGGTGCTGGCTTACGCGTATCAGAACCAACCGGTTCAATGGTTGTCGATATCGGCGGTGGTACTACAGAGGTTGCTGTTATCTCGCTTAACGGTGTGGTTTATTCCTCTTCTGTACGCATCGGTGGAGACCGATTCGACGAAGCGGTCATCAATTACGTTCGTCGAAACTACGGCAGCTTGATTGGTGAAGCGACAGCTGAAAAAATTAAGCACGAAATCGGTTCCGCTTACCCAGGCGATGAAGTAGAAGAAATCGAAGTGCGTGGTCGCAATTTAGCTGAAGGTGTGCCGCGCAGCTTTACACTGAATTCCAACGAGATCCTTGAAGCACTTCAAGAGCCTCTAACTGGTATTGTTTCTGCTGTCATGGTTGCACTTGAACAGTGTCCGCCGGAATTGGCTTCTGACATTTCTGAAAATGGTATGGTTCTTACTGGTGGTGGTGCACTGCTGAAAGATTTGGACCGTCTTCTGACAGAAGAAACAGGTATTCCTGTTGTTGTAGCAGAAGAACCCCTGACTTGTGTTGCTCGTGGTGGCGGTAAAGCGCTAGAAATGATCGACGTACATGGCGGCGATCTGTTTAGCGAAGAGTAA
- a CDS encoding DUF6701 domain-containing protein — protein MMLNAFRLVQAKWSLFLLFILFPLHSIAATEVLNGASVNANDGFCFVFNMDSDGSNRARLEGSRFYPFWTDDNTYQRYSPFVYESRHVTDPQVRQYKVQFIPDQNNQNNIKGTVKYFVDGFKEKEQANFNLTTAVGVSASDPFLNLRVLGNQFSANNFRISKGRNCPSIPRVKMGYDDAQYEFGRLQGANCKNGCSIRFTKQYRTEPLVFLMPTVAASNADNDKPATLSVTSITRQSVSFIQDTAPTDAEYNGIDEVLMDSISYMVIEPGTATFVSRSDDDDDDDDDTKAHKVVAGYVYTQAYRGDQTSSTPNKVKVSYSAFSNTTFDEPIALAQINSPTDRWMTAGIKNVKNDSIDLFLELTRVNRNTPVTNTEKIAFLISDEGKGIADGVRYEFGKVEVNEHSGNTPIQDACNELEELEHGYNSEPGIIANKQKRSGSHGGWLRRCKLSGEGDSSDDDDDDDGDYEVSFVIDEDLSESGSKSKRSHTEEEVGYFAFGQQYIPTPRFNVCTLFPSAAQGWKEGRNSQISMSNNASILNARLINGQRTVGFSSASFNNQSNCDGGTCANDANYQVSMDKLPDFSLKTSIPNIWDETVTLSPLRSKTLNIGRSNVTLQSGHYYFENLDINSGSTINIQGKVVLHVQKLTLSNDSKFNNMGNPDHLFIVGYNPEKSGGSCPAGGCVISLTKNDKLKGLIYSEATVNLSNSVHIYGAVTALNLNMSNSAKITGESQCFSEPELVITPATATGLACDGIPVTFKLVDKATKQLLNNYSGTLSVDIPNNASGQSCWLSGSDPVRCSTPFRHEFVAGQDAIVTKTLSSTSLSPVHIQGTLLQNINVSADAGPYQFVPYGFKVTDENRVDGNKGQVASRPFSVKVSAVASSAANPRQCQTIEDYTGTQSLNMSYELIAPSLINNNNSLIVHNTVIPKGSDPLAGETIRNIQFDKGVAVLNSVYSSAGQFKLHVADAKWQPSQVSLPSWSGLAGSATISSRPFTLSICHAPNGGAYQLFPSGTASGGDKFTGSGNFVDSRLRALRWYSSADTNNDGVPDSGYMDPQLCFEDSVTGFEVSAEVYFDLHTPSSGHKGILEMANQISNSSNSYLPISVNFNEWGLSDQSFRWSEVGSIQMWVEKHNYLNGMSVPFIKHSIGRFYPSHFSLEKAEFTYPTGQNNFVYMNQPFEEVGFEVKALSAMTEGNTPLSTLNYGAHYSQQLKASFSLKGDYADRLSINDSDLGSELWGSDAVWRFNPSDDVTWSRLMVSIAQTYPDKLFNYSGTLTELDSTTTEIELEIRGVDPVSFSANSDEERIRLPQQPDVRYGRMILEDLGTQSNGRVSIPMRTEFWSGEEFIVNNDDSKSSFVGNQFCRQTIWNSVGSELSTASFNESGRVSHGESDELIAKQNATIREQVRLWLRIGTGQVVKVNPTDNNIECWSSSGNQDWLKYNWRGVGDEIPSAVITFGTYRGNDRIIYRGEPRITGR, from the coding sequence ATGATGTTGAATGCTTTTCGCTTGGTTCAAGCCAAGTGGTCTTTGTTTCTGCTTTTTATCCTATTTCCACTTCATTCGATAGCAGCGACAGAAGTGCTTAATGGAGCGAGTGTCAATGCGAACGATGGGTTTTGCTTTGTTTTTAACATGGACTCAGATGGCAGTAATCGAGCGCGTTTAGAGGGCTCTCGATTTTATCCATTTTGGACGGATGACAATACATACCAACGGTACAGTCCATTTGTCTATGAATCACGGCATGTTACCGATCCTCAAGTACGACAGTATAAAGTTCAGTTTATTCCTGATCAAAACAATCAAAATAATATCAAGGGTACAGTAAAGTACTTTGTTGATGGTTTTAAAGAAAAAGAGCAGGCGAACTTTAACCTGACAACGGCTGTTGGCGTTTCAGCTAGCGACCCATTTTTGAATCTCCGTGTACTGGGAAATCAATTTTCTGCAAATAACTTCCGTATCTCTAAGGGGCGAAATTGCCCTTCAATTCCTCGTGTGAAAATGGGCTATGATGATGCCCAGTATGAATTTGGTCGTTTACAAGGTGCCAATTGTAAAAATGGCTGCAGTATTCGATTTACGAAACAATATCGAACGGAGCCATTGGTATTTTTGATGCCAACCGTTGCTGCAAGTAATGCCGACAACGATAAGCCTGCTACGTTATCTGTAACATCGATTACAAGGCAGTCCGTCAGTTTTATTCAGGATACCGCCCCCACTGATGCAGAATATAATGGCATTGATGAAGTGCTGATGGACTCAATAAGCTATATGGTGATTGAGCCAGGTACAGCGACATTTGTGAGTCGAAGTGACGACGATGATGACGATGACGACGATACCAAAGCGCATAAAGTAGTCGCTGGTTATGTTTACACACAAGCGTACCGCGGTGATCAAACCAGCAGTACCCCCAATAAAGTGAAAGTGAGTTATTCCGCCTTCTCAAACACGACATTTGATGAACCTATTGCGTTAGCGCAAATCAACTCTCCGACCGACCGATGGATGACCGCTGGCATCAAAAACGTTAAAAACGATTCTATCGACTTGTTTTTAGAGCTAACTCGAGTGAATCGAAATACCCCCGTTACGAATACAGAGAAAATCGCTTTCCTGATTAGTGATGAAGGGAAAGGTATAGCCGATGGTGTCCGTTACGAATTTGGAAAAGTCGAGGTGAATGAGCACAGTGGGAATACTCCGATACAAGATGCCTGTAATGAACTAGAAGAACTCGAACATGGCTATAATTCAGAGCCAGGTATCATTGCCAATAAACAAAAACGAAGTGGAAGTCATGGTGGGTGGCTGCGGCGTTGTAAATTGTCCGGTGAAGGTGATTCCAGTGATGATGACGACGATGATGATGGTGATTACGAAGTGAGTTTTGTCATTGATGAAGACCTTTCGGAATCTGGGTCAAAATCTAAGCGTTCACATACTGAGGAAGAGGTCGGATATTTTGCTTTTGGTCAGCAGTATATACCAACTCCAAGATTTAATGTTTGCACACTGTTTCCGTCTGCTGCCCAAGGGTGGAAAGAGGGGCGTAACAGTCAAATTTCCATGTCCAACAATGCTTCTATCTTAAATGCTCGATTGATCAATGGTCAGCGTACTGTCGGTTTCTCATCTGCTAGTTTTAACAACCAGTCAAATTGCGATGGTGGTACTTGCGCCAATGATGCCAACTATCAGGTTTCTATGGATAAACTGCCTGATTTTTCGCTCAAAACATCGATCCCTAACATTTGGGATGAAACGGTCACACTGTCGCCACTGCGTTCAAAAACACTGAATATCGGGCGTTCCAATGTGACTCTTCAGTCGGGTCATTACTATTTTGAAAATCTTGATATCAACAGTGGTTCAACAATTAACATTCAAGGGAAAGTGGTACTGCACGTTCAAAAATTGACACTTTCTAACGACTCCAAATTTAATAATATGGGTAACCCTGATCACTTATTTATCGTGGGGTACAATCCGGAAAAGAGTGGTGGTTCTTGCCCAGCTGGTGGCTGTGTTATTAGTTTGACTAAAAATGACAAGCTTAAAGGGCTTATTTACAGTGAAGCGACGGTTAACTTGTCCAATAGTGTTCACATTTATGGTGCTGTTACCGCATTGAATTTGAACATGTCGAACAGCGCTAAAATCACGGGTGAAAGCCAGTGCTTCTCAGAACCAGAATTAGTGATTACACCCGCTACTGCCACAGGGCTTGCCTGTGATGGGATCCCTGTAACGTTTAAATTGGTGGATAAAGCCACAAAGCAGCTGCTTAATAACTATTCGGGCACACTTAGTGTAGACATTCCTAATAATGCCTCAGGGCAATCTTGTTGGCTTTCCGGTTCTGACCCCGTTCGTTGTTCGACACCTTTCCGTCATGAATTTGTAGCAGGGCAAGATGCGATTGTGACGAAAACATTGTCGAGTACCTCTTTATCTCCTGTCCATATTCAAGGGACGTTACTCCAGAATATCAATGTGTCCGCAGATGCCGGACCATATCAATTTGTTCCGTATGGTTTTAAAGTTACCGATGAAAACCGGGTCGACGGCAATAAAGGGCAAGTCGCAAGTCGTCCCTTTAGTGTTAAAGTGTCAGCGGTCGCATCAAGCGCAGCGAACCCTAGGCAATGTCAAACGATAGAAGACTATACAGGCACTCAATCGCTGAACATGTCCTATGAGCTGATTGCCCCATCACTTATCAATAACAACAATTCTCTTATTGTCCACAATACTGTCATTCCGAAAGGAAGCGATCCCCTTGCTGGAGAAACGATACGCAATATTCAGTTTGATAAGGGTGTTGCAGTCTTAAATAGTGTTTATTCGTCAGCTGGTCAGTTCAAGCTCCATGTGGCAGATGCTAAATGGCAACCATCACAGGTCAGTTTACCTTCGTGGTCAGGTTTAGCAGGAAGTGCCACCATAAGCAGTCGCCCCTTTACACTATCTATTTGTCATGCTCCAAACGGGGGGGCTTATCAGTTGTTTCCTTCTGGTACTGCAAGTGGGGGTGATAAATTTACTGGCTCAGGTAATTTTGTGGATTCGCGATTAAGAGCCTTACGCTGGTATTCCAGCGCTGATACTAATAATGATGGTGTGCCTGATAGCGGTTACATGGATCCGCAATTGTGTTTCGAGGACAGTGTGACCGGCTTTGAAGTCTCTGCTGAAGTGTATTTTGACCTTCATACTCCTTCCTCAGGGCACAAAGGAATACTTGAGATGGCGAATCAGATAAGCAACTCAAGTAACAGTTATTTACCTATATCCGTGAACTTCAATGAATGGGGGCTTTCTGATCAAAGCTTTAGATGGTCTGAAGTAGGAAGTATTCAGATGTGGGTTGAAAAGCACAACTATTTAAACGGCATGTCTGTACCCTTCATTAAGCACTCGATTGGTCGCTTTTACCCATCTCATTTCTCTCTTGAAAAAGCAGAATTTACCTATCCCACAGGGCAGAATAATTTTGTTTACATGAACCAGCCTTTCGAAGAGGTAGGGTTTGAAGTGAAAGCGTTGTCAGCTATGACTGAAGGGAATACACCTCTCTCTACGCTAAATTATGGGGCACATTACAGCCAACAGTTAAAAGCCTCTTTCTCGCTAAAAGGGGATTACGCCGACCGGCTTTCCATTAACGACTCCGACCTTGGAAGTGAGTTGTGGGGCAGCGATGCAGTGTGGCGCTTCAATCCATCGGATGATGTCACTTGGTCACGTTTAATGGTGAGCATTGCTCAAACTTATCCGGATAAGTTATTTAATTATTCTGGAACCCTAACGGAGCTTGATTCAACAACAACAGAAATCGAGTTGGAAATCCGAGGTGTGGATCCTGTGAGTTTCTCCGCTAACTCGGATGAAGAACGTATACGTTTACCTCAACAGCCAGACGTTCGATATGGGCGTATGATTTTGGAAGATCTGGGTACACAATCGAATGGTCGAGTATCAATACCCATGCGTACTGAATTTTGGAGTGGCGAAGAATTTATTGTTAATAATGACGACAGTAAAAGCAGCTTTGTGGGAAATCAATTCTGTCGTCAAACAATATGGAATAGTGTCGGCAGTGAGCTTTCAACAGCAAGTTTCAATGAATCTGGCAGAGTGTCCCATGGTGAGAGTGATGAGCTAATCGCGAAACAAAATGCCACTATAAGAGAACAAGTGCGTTTATGGTTAAGAATTGGTACCGGGCAGGTCGTAAAAGTGAACCCAACAGATAACAACATAGAATGTTGGAGCTCGTCAGGAAATCAAGATTGGTTGAAATACAATTGGAGAGGTGTTGGGGATGAAATACCTTCGGCAGTTATCACTTTTGGAACTTACCGTGGAAATGACCGGATCATTTATCGAGGAGAGCCAAGAATCACTGGTCGATAA
- the rng gene encoding ribonuclease G: protein MSAELLINVTPSETRVAMIVGGILQEVHIERESKRGIVGNIYKGRVSRVLPGMQAAFVDIGLEKAAFLHASDIVPHTECVAENEKQQFQVRDISELVRQGQDIVVQVVKDPLGTKGARLTTDITLPSRYLVFMPGASHVGVSQRIESEDERERLKKTVSSYCDEHGGFIIRTAAEGADEQELSQDAAFLKRLWMKVIERRKKYKTRSTLYGELGLAQRILRDFVGTELDSIQVDSRLVYENLREFVSEFVPELHEKLKLYEGDKPIFDMYDTENEIQRSLDRKVELKSGGYLIIDQTEAMTTVDINTGAFVGRRNLEETIFNTNVEATQAIARQLRLRNLGGIIIIDFIDMMSDEHRKRVITSLELALAHDRVKTNINGFTQLGLVEMTRKRTRESIEHVLCSECPTCKGRGSVKTVESVCYEILREVTRVNRAYDADKFVVYASPAVSDTLTGEESHALAELEVFIGKEVKIQPEPLYVQEQFDVVMM from the coding sequence ATGAGTGCAGAGTTGTTGATAAACGTTACTCCGAGCGAAACTCGGGTAGCGATGATTGTAGGTGGAATACTACAAGAAGTTCACATTGAACGAGAGTCGAAAAGAGGCATAGTTGGTAATATTTACAAAGGTCGTGTGAGCCGAGTATTACCGGGAATGCAAGCCGCCTTTGTTGATATTGGTTTGGAAAAAGCCGCTTTCCTCCATGCTTCTGATATCGTCCCGCATACAGAATGTGTTGCTGAAAATGAAAAGCAGCAATTCCAAGTCAGAGACATCTCTGAACTGGTTCGCCAAGGGCAAGACATTGTCGTGCAGGTCGTAAAAGATCCGCTTGGCACAAAAGGTGCTCGCCTTACGACAGACATTACGCTTCCTTCCCGTTATTTAGTCTTTATGCCAGGTGCAAGCCACGTGGGTGTATCTCAACGTATAGAAAGCGAAGATGAACGCGAACGATTGAAAAAAACGGTCTCCAGTTATTGCGATGAGCACGGTGGTTTTATCATTCGCACCGCTGCTGAAGGAGCGGATGAGCAAGAGTTATCTCAAGATGCCGCTTTCCTAAAGCGCTTATGGATGAAAGTCATCGAGCGCCGAAAGAAATACAAAACTCGTTCAACGCTATACGGTGAGCTGGGTTTAGCGCAGCGAATTTTACGGGATTTTGTCGGAACAGAACTCGATAGCATTCAAGTCGATTCAAGGCTGGTGTACGAAAATCTTAGAGAATTCGTATCGGAATTCGTGCCTGAGCTGCATGAAAAACTGAAGCTTTACGAAGGCGATAAGCCTATTTTCGATATGTACGATACCGAGAATGAGATTCAGCGTTCTTTAGACAGAAAAGTTGAGCTTAAGTCGGGTGGTTATCTTATTATCGATCAGACAGAGGCGATGACAACAGTCGATATCAACACCGGTGCTTTTGTTGGTCGTCGAAATTTGGAAGAAACCATATTCAATACGAATGTTGAAGCGACTCAAGCCATTGCCCGTCAGCTTAGGCTGCGCAATCTTGGGGGCATCATTATCATCGACTTCATTGACATGATGTCAGATGAACACCGTAAGCGAGTGATCACTTCGCTGGAATTGGCGCTTGCTCACGACAGAGTTAAAACGAACATCAACGGATTCACACAGTTGGGTTTAGTTGAAATGACACGTAAGCGAACTCGTGAAAGTATTGAACATGTTCTGTGTTCCGAGTGTCCAACCTGTAAAGGTCGTGGTTCAGTGAAAACGGTCGAGTCGGTGTGTTATGAGATCTTGCGCGAAGTGACTCGTGTAAACCGCGCTTACGATGCTGATAAGTTCGTTGTGTATGCGTCTCCTGCGGTTTCAGATACCCTGACCGGCGAAGAGTCACATGCATTGGCAGAGCTTGAAGTCTTT
- the mreD gene encoding rod shape-determining protein MreD — MANSVLRGRMVIWATFLIALVFQSIPWPGMFEIFRPAWLLLIVFYWVLALPHRVNVGTALVLGLIWDLLLGSTLGIRGMMMSITVYLVAMNFLVLRNMALWQQAIIIGALTALAELLEFFGEYLIQDVTFNPLSLWAAVVNCILWPWIFLLLRRVRRHWHIR; from the coding sequence ATGGCGAATAGTGTTCTAAGAGGGCGCATGGTCATTTGGGCGACTTTCCTTATTGCTTTAGTCTTTCAATCCATTCCTTGGCCGGGGATGTTTGAAATATTCCGCCCTGCGTGGTTGTTACTCATCGTGTTTTACTGGGTCTTGGCTTTGCCGCATCGAGTCAACGTGGGTACTGCGTTAGTACTTGGGTTGATTTGGGATTTGCTACTGGGTTCCACTCTAGGTATACGTGGCATGATGATGTCAATCACCGTTTACTTAGTGGCCATGAACTTCCTTGTTTTAAGAAACATGGCACTGTGGCAGCAAGCCATTATTATCGGTGCGTTGACGGCATTGGCTGAATTATTGGAATTCTTTGGTGAATACCTCATTCAGGATGTTACGTTTAACCCACTGTCCCTGTGGGCTGCGGTAGTGAACTGTATTTTGTGGCCATGGATATTCCTTTTGCTGCGTCGAGTGAGACGCCATTGGCATATTCGGTAA
- a CDS encoding Maf family protein, which produces MSQTERRLTLASSSPRRKELLGKLGYPFDTVSPDILEEKSESESVSQYVVRLAKEKAQAGLLMTDQADIVIGSDTIVVIDGEALEKPENFECSRTMLSRLSGRSHQVLTAVTVLDKTRSESVLVETNVWFKSLSEQEITSYWETGEPCDKAGSYGIQGIGGKFISRIEGSYHAVMGLPLMETDQLLHKFF; this is translated from the coding sequence ATGTCCCAGACAGAGCGCAGGTTAACCTTAGCTTCTAGCTCACCAAGACGAAAAGAATTGCTTGGTAAATTGGGCTACCCGTTTGACACGGTTTCTCCAGATATCTTAGAAGAAAAAAGCGAAAGTGAGTCCGTTTCCCAATATGTGGTACGACTTGCGAAAGAAAAAGCGCAAGCCGGTTTATTGATGACCGATCAAGCAGATATTGTTATTGGCTCTGACACCATTGTCGTCATTGATGGTGAAGCGCTAGAGAAACCAGAGAATTTTGAATGCTCACGAACTATGTTGAGCCGCTTGTCAGGACGCAGTCATCAGGTGCTAACCGCCGTGACTGTATTAGACAAAACTCGCAGCGAGTCTGTACTTGTTGAAACAAACGTATGGTTTAAATCCCTGTCAGAACAAGAAATAACAAGTTACTGGGAAACAGGCGAACCGTGCGATAAAGCTGGCAGTTATGGAATTCAGGGGATTGGTGGGAAGTTTATTTCTCGCATTGAAGGGAGTTACCATGCCGTTATGGGGCTACCATTGATGGAAACTGACCAGCTCTTGCACAAGTTTTTCTAA